A genomic window from Montipora capricornis isolate CH-2021 chromosome 8, ASM3666992v2, whole genome shotgun sequence includes:
- the LOC138013805 gene encoding ATP-dependent DNA helicase RecQ-like — translation MDAAQHPLKGRSITVVISPLNALVRDQISKLNHLGAMILDGTRKDLAVSHAREDEAHLVDDWKQFRPALGMLDVLCSVFPDILILALTATATKAKQEKIINSIGLQLPITVEVTPDRANIYFESRSRPPPKEERVMILAHFAEELKPKRSKMPLTIFYGNLEDCADSFMYFCCELGDKQYEPLDSPQTSKNRLFTQYHAQYPKHDQERIMADLVNNKCKHRVFFVTIAFGIGIDCPNIRRVVHLGVPYTMEEYYQEAGRAGRDGLPSEAIVYYNCHDISKAKRGLQDTMIKFKIKE, via the exons ATGGATGCCGCACAACATCCATTGAAGGGGAGGAGCATCACAGTGGTCATATCTCCTCTGAATGCGCTGGTGCGAGACCAGATTAGTAAACTCAACCATCTTGGTGCAATGATTTTGGATGGAACGAGGAAAGACTTGGCTGTCTCCCATGCGAGGGAAG ATGAGGCACATTTAGTAGATGACTG GAAACAATTTCGCCCAGCTTTGGGCATGCTGGATGTTCTCTGCAGTGTTTTTCCAGATATCCTAATTCTGGCCCTTACTGCAACAGCAACCAAAGCCAAGCAAGAAAAGATTATTAATTCTATTGGCCTCCAGCTACCCATCACAGTTGAGGTCACCCCAGACAGGGCTAATATTTATTTTGAGTCTAGATCACGACCACCTCCTAAAGAGGAAAGAGTAATGATTCTGGCACATTTTGCTGAGGAGTTAAAGCCTAAAAGATCTAAAATGCCATTAACTATTTTCTATGGGAACCTTGAAGATTGTGCTGATAGCTTTATGTATTTTTGCTGTGAGCTTGGTGACAAACAATATGAACCATTAGATTCTCCTCAAACGTCCAAGAACAGGCTGTTTACCCAGTATCATGCTCAGTATCCAAAGCATGACCAAGAGCGCATCATGGCAGACCTTGTTAATAACAAATGTAAACATAGAGTATTTTTTGTAACCATTGCTTTTGGCATTGGTATAGACTGCCCCAACATTCGAAGGGTAGTTCACTTGGGTGTCCCCTACACAATGGAGGAATATTACCAAGAGGCTGGCCGAGCAGGCAGGGATGGACTTCCTTCCGAGGCCATTGTTTATTATAATTGTCACGACATCAGCAAGGCAAAGCGTGGTCTTCAGGATACTATGATTAAGTTTAAAATCAAGGAATGA